The Brassica oleracea var. oleracea cultivar TO1000 chromosome C6, BOL, whole genome shotgun sequence genome includes a region encoding these proteins:
- the LOC106296290 gene encoding 29 kDa ribonucleoprotein, chloroplastic-like, which produces MSASASSVSLSFFNPKSLPLCVSRSASVSVSVLPPSLSFKLHSLSFSAVKCSSSPAQYPSRFVTHVAVSSDFEVEEDDMFADDDSPPQERSSFSADLKLFVGNLSFDVDSAQLAQLFESAGTVEMVEVIYDKVSGRSRGFGFVTMSTAAEVEAAAQQFNGYEFEGRPLRVNAGPPPPKREGSFSRGPRSGGYGSERSSYGSERSGYGSQRSGLSGYGSERSSYGSGSGSSDRVYVGNLSWGVDDTALESLFSEQGKVVEARVIYDRDTGRSKGFGFVTLGSPQEVTRAINSLNGADLDGRQIRVSEAEARPPRRQF; this is translated from the exons ATGTCTGCCTCCGCTTCTTCCGTTTCCCTCTCTTTCTTCAATCCTAAATCCCTTCCTCTCTGCGTTTCCCGCTCCGCCTCCGTCTCCGTCTCCGTCTTACCTCCTTCACTCTCCTTCAAACTCCACTCCCTCTCTTTCTCCGCCGTCAAATGCTCCTCCTCACCCGCCCAATACCCATCTCGTTTCGTCACACACGTCGCCGTCTCGTCCGATTTCGAGGTGGAGGAAGACGACATGTTCGCTGACGACGACTCCCCGCCGCAGGAGCGCAGCTCCTTCTCTGCTGACCTCAAGCTCTTCGTCGGTAACCTTTCCTTCGATGTCGATAGCGCCCAGCTCGCTCAACTCTTTGAGAGCGCCGGTACCGTTGAGATGGTTGAA GTTATCTATGACAAAGTGTCTGGCCGAAGCAGAGGTTTTGGGTTTGTGACAATGTCCACTGCAGCGGAAGTTGAGGCCGCAGCGCAACAGTTCAATGGCTAT GAATTTGAAGGCAGACCCTTGAGGGTTAACGCTGGCCCTCCTCCACCTAAGAGGGAGGGATCATTCTCCAGAGGACCAAGAAGTGGTGGTTACGGTTCAGAACGTTCCAGTTACGGATCTGAACGTTCCGGTTACGGTTCTCAACGTTCCGGACTTTCTGGTTACGGTTCTGAGCGTTCCAGCTACGGTTCGGGATCAGGTTCATCAGACCGTGTTTATGTGGGCAACCTTTCGTGGGGTGTGGATGACACGGCTCTTGAGAGCTTGTTTAGCGAGCAAGGAAAGGTTGTAGAGGCCAGGGTCATTTACGACAGGGACACTGGTCGATCCAAGGGTTTTGGGTTTGTGACACTCGGTTCTCCTCAAGAGGTCACAAGAGCCATCAATTCTTTGAATGGAGCT GATTTGGATGGAAGACAGATTAGAGTCTCGGAGGCTGAGGCTAGACCACCAAGGCGCCAATTTTGA
- the LOC106299427 gene encoding uncharacterized protein LOC106299427: MELFDRTHKNKAGAFVDEKSEKIYNDVAARIDERETQLAQESADGLPVVLSTIEVDRIYEEVAPKKKGRVLGIGSVNDVPRATSSYGQRRDDEVSQLRDVLETTQHQLSSTQNELASTKSSFTARMTGLENFLDVIAATNPEWEAMFRTMRQQNPIPGETSVQVNEEDLSRRSEEFYDAAMQH; encoded by the exons ATGGAACTTTTCGATCGGACCCACAAGAACAAGGCGGGCGCATTTGTAGATGAGAAGTCTGAGAAGATCTACAATGATGTGGCAGCTCGTATTGACGAGCGTGAGACCCAGCTGGCGCAGGAGTCCGCCGACGGATTACCCGTCGTCTTATCCACAATAGAAGTGGATAGAATTTACGAGGAG GTCGCTCCTAAGAAAAAGGGACGTGTGTTGGGGATTGGTTCCGTCAACGATGTTCCGAGAGCGACTTCCTCTTATGGCCAGAGACGGGATGATGAAGTCTCTCAGCTGCGCGACGTGTTGGAGACGACACAACATCAGCTGTCGTCGACACAAAACGAGTTGGCCTCGACAAAATCGTCGTTCACAGCTCGTATGACTGGTCTCGAGAACTTCTTGGACGTCATAGCGGCCACAAATCCGGAATGGGAGGCCATGTTCAGGACCATGAGACAACAAAACCCCATTCCAGGCGAGACATCCGTGCAAGTCAACGAGGAAGATCTCTCGAGAAGGAGCGAGGAATTCTACGACGCGGCAATGCAGCATTAG